One Desulfobulbaceae bacterium genomic window carries:
- a CDS encoding transporter substrate-binding domain-containing protein, whose translation MKNLCFGFFLALCLTILCFQKSALCSEELPSPSPSPPQLIKTVRVGIYLNFPFVYENKGLPTGFHAELLKKVAEQEGWKLEYQFLGSLKNVIDGLEDGSLDLSMGLVKTDDRQKLLTFSTEKTAAQRNQIFIQSDRQDIRQIADLDGKTVGYINQDSIGDNFREVCSKLGIQPITRHINSYEQLTSAVITGVVDAGIFSAFQGKKAAQNYDLRATPITFKKTEVFFAASKTADGQLISTIDQHLKAWKKINDSPFHTLENKFLTNSLSQSPKWTSREILITVFSCLLLIFLAILLGNFMARETTTNSLSKSSIRNLLLFILGITTTFWILDSFVEWFFFNSEQQLGLLELFLTDIPPENLYIRGMFFGISCFFGIFVAKYMSKYEESLNFLMRSVDQFEELMDNAPDMIYRMALPSGRYDFVSKASIDISGYSPDQFYKRPRLMEEIIHPDWKNYFNNQWNKLLEGEMEPFYEYQIITKSRETRLINQRNRPCTNKSGELTAIEAIVTDITEFKAPVTAETKDHIIS comes from the coding sequence ATGAAAAATCTCTGCTTTGGCTTTTTCCTTGCTCTTTGTTTAACCATTCTCTGCTTCCAGAAATCTGCTTTATGCTCAGAAGAACTCCCTTCACCATCGCCATCGCCCCCTCAACTCATCAAAACTGTACGGGTAGGAATCTATCTTAATTTCCCCTTTGTTTATGAAAATAAGGGTCTGCCGACTGGATTTCACGCCGAACTCTTAAAAAAAGTTGCAGAACAGGAAGGCTGGAAACTGGAGTACCAATTCCTTGGCTCCTTAAAGAACGTCATCGATGGGCTTGAGGATGGCTCTCTTGATCTCAGCATGGGCCTGGTCAAAACAGATGACAGGCAAAAATTACTGACATTCTCGACTGAAAAAACCGCCGCCCAGAGAAACCAGATCTTCATACAGTCTGATCGTCAGGACATCCGCCAAATTGCCGATCTTGACGGCAAAACAGTAGGTTACATTAATCAAGACAGCATTGGCGATAATTTCAGGGAAGTTTGCAGCAAACTTGGCATACAACCAATCACAAGACATATTAACTCCTATGAACAGTTAACCAGTGCGGTAATTACAGGCGTTGTCGATGCAGGTATTTTCAGTGCCTTTCAAGGGAAAAAGGCTGCCCAGAACTATGATTTACGTGCCACACCGATAACATTTAAGAAGACCGAGGTGTTTTTTGCCGCCTCTAAAACTGCCGACGGTCAACTTATCAGCACAATCGACCAACACCTGAAAGCCTGGAAAAAGATCAATGACTCCCCCTTTCACACACTTGAAAACAAATTTCTCACCAACAGTTTATCCCAATCGCCAAAATGGACATCCCGCGAGATTCTGATCACGGTTTTCTCCTGTTTACTTCTCATTTTTCTGGCCATTCTGCTTGGCAATTTCATGGCCCGTGAAACGACCACCAACAGCCTCTCAAAATCATCAATCCGAAACCTTCTACTGTTTATCCTCGGCATTACAACAACCTTCTGGATTCTGGACTCATTTGTGGAATGGTTCTTTTTCAACTCGGAACAACAGCTGGGATTACTCGAACTCTTTTTGACCGATATCCCCCCAGAGAACCTCTATATACGGGGAATGTTTTTTGGCATCAGCTGTTTCTTTGGCATTTTCGTCGCTAAATACATGAGCAAATACGAAGAATCACTCAACTTCCTTATGCGCAGTGTCGACCAGTTCGAAGAGTTGATGGACAATGCGCCTGACATGATTTATCGAATGGCACTTCCAAGCGGACGCTATGATTTTGTCAGCAAGGCCTCAATAGATATCAGCGGCTACAGTCCCGATCAGTTTTACAAACGCCCGCGACTGATGGAGGAGATTATTCATCCTGACTGGAAAAACTATTTCAATAACCAGTGGAATAAACTTCTTGAAGGCGAAATGGAGCCTTTTTATGAATACCAGATAATTACTAAATCACGTGAAACCCGGTTAATTAACCAGCGCAACAGACCGTGCACAAATAAATCAGGGGAACTGACTGCCATCGAGGCAATCGTAACAGACATTACTGAGTTCAAGGCACCAGTCACAGCCGAGACAAAAGATCATATCATAAGCTAA
- a CDS encoding diguanylate cyclase: MNLITFKDNECAIGASIGISCFSEDGADIDNLMKKSDTAMYKVKTQSRGSFKFS; encoded by the coding sequence ATGAACTTGATTACCTTCAAAGACAATGAATGTGCAATAGGCGCAAGTATTGGAATCAGTTGCTTTTCTGAGGATGGTGCCGACATTGACAACCTTATGAAAAAATCTGATACCGCAATGTACAAAGTAAAAACTCAGTCTCGCGGCAGTTTTAAGTTTTCCTGA